In the Candidatus Alcyoniella australis genome, one interval contains:
- a CDS encoding glucose-1-phosphate thymidylyltransferase gives MKGLILSGGKGTRLRPITHTSAKQLVPVANKPVLFYGIEAIVGAGIDDIGIIVGDTENEIRAAVGDGSKFGCKVTYIRQDQPLGLAHAVLTAEEYIGESTFVMYLGDNLIMGGISELVADFKAKQPNSQILLHKVPNPSQFGVAQLDHGRVVRLDEKPADPQSDLALVGVYMFDKTVFKAARAIKPSARGELEITDAIQWLVDQGYEVISHEVTGWWKDTGKLEDMLEANRMVLDTFKTRIEGEVCAQSSVEFKVVIEPGAKVVNSTIRGPAIIGRNAVIENSFIGPFTAIYYDTVVRNCEIEHSIVLECSQVLDIDVQITDSLIGQNVKVQKLNLKPKAYRFMLGDSSLVGIL, from the coding sequence ATGAAGGGGCTAATCCTCTCCGGCGGTAAGGGGACGCGGCTGCGGCCGATCACCCACACCAGCGCCAAGCAGCTGGTGCCCGTGGCCAACAAGCCGGTGCTGTTTTACGGCATCGAGGCAATCGTTGGGGCCGGGATCGACGACATCGGGATCATCGTCGGCGACACCGAGAACGAGATTCGCGCCGCGGTGGGCGACGGCTCCAAGTTCGGCTGCAAAGTGACCTACATCCGTCAGGACCAGCCGTTGGGATTGGCCCACGCGGTGCTCACGGCCGAGGAGTACATCGGCGAGAGCACCTTCGTGATGTATTTGGGCGACAACTTAATCATGGGCGGCATCTCCGAGCTGGTGGCCGATTTCAAGGCTAAGCAGCCCAACTCGCAGATCCTGCTGCACAAGGTGCCCAACCCCAGCCAGTTCGGCGTGGCCCAGCTCGACCACGGCCGCGTGGTGCGTCTCGATGAGAAGCCCGCCGATCCGCAATCGGACCTGGCGCTGGTGGGCGTGTACATGTTCGACAAGACCGTGTTTAAGGCGGCGCGGGCCATCAAGCCCAGCGCGCGCGGCGAACTTGAGATCACCGACGCCATCCAATGGTTGGTCGACCAGGGCTACGAGGTAATCAGCCACGAGGTCACCGGCTGGTGGAAGGACACCGGCAAGCTCGAGGACATGCTCGAAGCCAACCGCATGGTGCTCGACACGTTTAAGACCCGCATCGAGGGCGAGGTCTGTGCGCAAAGCTCGGTGGAGTTCAAGGTGGTGATCGAGCCCGGGGCCAAGGTCGTCAACTCGACGATCCGCGGCCCGGCGATCATCGGCCGCAACGCGGTGATCGAGAATAGTTTTATCGGTCCGTTCACCGCGATCTACTACGACACGGTGGTTCGCAACTGCGAGATCGAACATTCGATCGTGCTCGAGTGCAGCCAGGTGCTGGACATCGACGTGCAGATCACCGACTCGCTGATCGGCCAGAACGTCAAGGTGCAGAAACTCAACCTCAAGCCCAAGGCCTACCGCTTTATGCTCGGCGACAGCAGCCTGGTGGGAATCCTCTAG
- a CDS encoding SPOR domain-containing protein, giving the protein MRDLRKIRDKVEIKLDNRQIAAIFLSSLVLLAIVFYLGVKVGSRLEQVRRVPTPRPELTTRGVAAITPTPWEQIEPAATPEPTPTPEAAQTPKIISSTELDPSNVTDEVGGIRYTFDGPGGTEPPPTVEPTPEITPADAATPEVAATPAPTPEAAPTPYSPPMHAGNWTVQVASFQERGQADADVLKLKNHGWPAYVVRAEISGKGIYYRVRVGQFEDQDGAEKMREAIAQAEGRNAFVTRIN; this is encoded by the coding sequence ATGCGTGACCTGCGCAAGATCCGCGACAAGGTCGAAATCAAGCTGGACAACCGCCAGATCGCGGCGATCTTTCTCAGCTCCCTGGTGCTGCTGGCGATCGTGTTCTATCTGGGAGTTAAGGTCGGCTCGCGCCTCGAACAGGTGCGGCGCGTGCCCACCCCGCGGCCCGAGCTGACCACCCGCGGCGTGGCCGCGATTACCCCCACGCCCTGGGAGCAGATCGAGCCCGCGGCCACGCCCGAGCCCACACCTACGCCAGAGGCCGCACAAACGCCCAAAATCATTTCGAGCACCGAGCTTGATCCGAGCAACGTAACCGACGAGGTCGGCGGCATCCGCTACACCTTCGACGGTCCGGGCGGGACTGAGCCGCCGCCTACGGTCGAGCCCACGCCCGAGATAACTCCCGCGGACGCGGCAACGCCCGAGGTTGCGGCCACGCCCGCGCCCACGCCCGAGGCCGCGCCGACCCCGTACTCCCCGCCGATGCATGCGGGCAATTGGACCGTGCAGGTGGCCAGTTTTCAGGAGCGCGGCCAAGCCGACGCCGACGTGCTCAAGCTTAAAAATCACGGCTGGCCGGCCTACGTGGTGCGCGCCGAGATCTCGGGCAAGGGGATCTATTATCGTGTGCGCGTGGGCCAGTTCGAGGACCAGGACGGCGCGGAGAAGATGCGCGAGGCGATCGCCCAGGCCGAGGGGCGCAACGCGTTCGTAACCCGAATTAATTGA
- a CDS encoding dTDP-4-dehydrorhamnose 3,5-epimerase family protein: protein MIHGVAIKPIKVNPDDRGRLAEILRNDDELFEQFGQIYFTTVYPGVVKAWHYHKLQDDHFCCVHGMIRVGLFDTREDSPTNGETQQVVMGEHNMILLRIPKGVYHGFKGLGEKEAIVINVPTMAYDHNQPDEFRLPAHTDKIPFDWDTTDR from the coding sequence ATGATCCACGGCGTGGCAATCAAACCGATTAAAGTTAATCCCGACGACCGCGGACGGCTGGCCGAGATACTGCGCAACGACGACGAGCTGTTCGAGCAATTCGGCCAAATCTACTTCACCACGGTCTACCCCGGCGTGGTCAAGGCCTGGCACTATCACAAGCTGCAAGACGACCACTTCTGCTGCGTACACGGCATGATCCGCGTGGGGCTCTTTGATACGCGCGAGGACTCGCCGACCAACGGCGAGACCCAGCAGGTGGTGATGGGCGAGCACAACATGATCCTGCTGCGCATTCCCAAGGGCGTGTACCACGGGTTCAAGGGCCTGGGCGAAAAAGAGGCGATTGTAATCAACGTGCCGACCATGGCCTACGATCACAATCAGCCCGACGAGTTCCGGCTGCCCGCGCACACCGATAAAATCCCATTTGACTGGGATACCACCGACCGCTGA